A region of Arabidopsis thaliana chromosome 5, partial sequence DNA encodes the following proteins:
- the TBL16 gene encoding TRICHOME BIREFRINGENCE-LIKE 16 (TRICHOME BIREFRINGENCE-LIKE 16; INVOLVED IN: biological_process unknown; EXPRESSED IN: 24 plant structures; EXPRESSED DURING: 15 growth stages; CONTAINS InterPro DOMAIN/s: Protein of unknown function DUF231, plant (InterPro:IPR004253); BEST Arabidopsis thaliana protein match is: TRICHOME BIREFRINGENCE-LIKE 14 (TAIR:AT5G64020.1); Has 1630 Blast hits to 1562 proteins in 94 species: Archae - 0; Bacteria - 11; Metazoa - 58; Fungi - 29; Plants - 1334; Viruses - 7; Other Eukaryotes - 191 (source: NCBI BLink).), translated as MKRGALRRRARDISVMLVVLVCATVVIWTWDRTPTSAFLPPESHYLKLQSEEKVEKLPTALNTETKDSYSSAIPFVNKEESKEDSSDNKDTEEEEEKQVEEVTVSNTNRGKIPTIEEKKGEHEVIASEPKYRKTPTREDFKLEKVKHEVAVGEGEATETTHIKETNSDPKSNILATDEERTDGTSTARITNQACNYAKGKWVVDNHRPLYSGSQCKQWLASMWACRLMQRTDFAFESLRWQPKDCSMEEFEGSKFLRRMKNKTLAFVGDSLGRQQFQSMMCMISGGKERLDVLDVGPEFGFITPEGGARPGGWAYRFPETNTTVLYHWSSTLCDIEPLNITDPATEHAMHLDRPPAFLRQYLQKIDVLVMNTGHHWNRGKLNGNKWVMHVNGVPNTNRKLAALGNAKNFTIHSTVSWVNSQLPLHPGLKAFYRSLSPRHFVGGEWNTGGSCNNTTPMSIGKEVLQEESSDYSAGRAVKGTGVKLLDITALSHIRDEGHISRFSISASRGVQDCLHWCLPGVPDTWNEILFAMI; from the exons AAGAAAAGGTTGAGAAATTACCTACTGCGCTGAATACTGAAACTAAAGACAGCTACTCATCAGCTATTCCATTTGTAAACAAAG AGGAAAGCAAAGAGGATTCATCCGATAATAAagatacagaagaagaagaggagaaacaaGTGGAAGAAGTTACTGTAAGTAATACGAATCGAGGGAAGATACCAacgattgaagaaaaaaagggggAACATGAAGTTATTGCAAGTGAGCCAAAATATCGGAAGACGCCAACTAGAGaagattttaaattagaaaaggTGAAACATGAGGTTGCTGTTGGTGAGGGCGAAGCTACGGAGACAACACATATTAAAGAGACTAATTCAGATCCAAAGAGTAATATTCTTGCAACAGACGAAGAGAGGACTGATGGTACTTCAACAGCTCGCATCACGAATCAAG CTTGCAATTATGCGAAAGGGAAATGGGTTGTGGACAATCACCGTCCTTTGTATTCAGGATCTCAATGCAAACAGTGGCTTGCTTCAATGTGGGCATGCAGGTTGATGCAACGTACAGACTTTGCCTTTGAAAGTTTAAGATGGCAACCTAAAGATTGCTCTATGGAAGAATTTGAGGGTTCCAAGTTCTTGAGAAG gatgaagaacaaaaccctagCCTTTGTTGGAGACTCGTTGGGAAGACAACAGTTTCAGTCTATGATGTGTATGATCTCGGGAGGCAAAGAGAGACTCGATGTCCTTGATGTGGGACCAGAATTTGGGTTCATAACTCCCGAAGGTGGAGCTCGTCCTGGTGGTTGGGCTTACAGATTCCCAGAAACTAACACAACGGTCCTATACCACTGGTCATCTACACTGTGCGACATAGAACCGCTCAACATCACTGACCCCGCAACTGAACACGCTATGCATCTTGATCGCCCACCAGCGTTTTTACGCCAATACCTTCAAAAGATCGACGTATTGGTAATGAACACAGGTCACCATTGGAACCGCGGGAAGCTCAACGGGAACAAATGGGTGATGCATGTTAATGGCGTTCCCAACACTAACAGGAAGTTAGCTGCTCTTGGGAACGCCAAGAATTTCACAATCCACAGCACAGTTAGTTGGGTTAACTCACAACTCCCTCTCCATCCCGGTCTCAAGGCATTCTACAGAAGCCTTTCACCGAGACATTTCGTGGGTGGGGAATGGAACACCGGAGGGAGCTGCAATAACACAACCCCAATGTCTATCGGGAAAGAAGTTTTGCAAGAGGAGTCAAGCGACTACAGCGCGGGTCGTGCAGTGAAAGGTACAGGGGTTAAGCTTTTAGACATAACAGCCTTATCTCATATTAGAGACGAAGGTCACATATCACGGTTCAGTATCTCGGCTTCACGGGGAGTTCAGGATTGCCTCCATTGGTGCTTGCCCGGTGTTCCTGATACGTGGAATGAAATCCTTTTTGCAATGATCTAA
- the TBL16 gene encoding TRICHOME BIREFRINGENCE-LIKE 16 produces the protein MTEESKEDSSDNKDTEEEEEKQVEEVTVSNTNRGKIPTIEEKKGEHEVIASEPKYRKTPTREDFKLEKVKHEVAVGEGEATETTHIKETNSDPKSNILATDEERTDGTSTARITNQACNYAKGKWVVDNHRPLYSGSQCKQWLASMWACRLMQRTDFAFESLRWQPKDCSMEEFEGSKFLRRMKNKTLAFVGDSLGRQQFQSMMCMISGGKERLDVLDVGPEFGFITPEGGARPGGWAYRFPETNTTVLYHWSSTLCDIEPLNITDPATEHAMHLDRPPAFLRQYLQKIDVLVMNTGHHWNRGKLNGNKWVMHVNGVPNTNRKLAALGNAKNFTIHSTVSWVNSQLPLHPGLKAFYRSLSPRHFVGGEWNTGGSCNNTTPMSIGKEVLQEESSDYSAGRAVKGTGVKLLDITALSHIRDEGHISRFSISASRGVQDCLHWCLPGVPDTWNEILFAMI, from the exons ATGACAGAGGAAAGCAAAGAGGATTCATCCGATAATAAagatacagaagaagaagaggagaaacaaGTGGAAGAAGTTACTGTAAGTAATACGAATCGAGGGAAGATACCAacgattgaagaaaaaaagggggAACATGAAGTTATTGCAAGTGAGCCAAAATATCGGAAGACGCCAACTAGAGaagattttaaattagaaaaggTGAAACATGAGGTTGCTGTTGGTGAGGGCGAAGCTACGGAGACAACACATATTAAAGAGACTAATTCAGATCCAAAGAGTAATATTCTTGCAACAGACGAAGAGAGGACTGATGGTACTTCAACAGCTCGCATCACGAATCAAG CTTGCAATTATGCGAAAGGGAAATGGGTTGTGGACAATCACCGTCCTTTGTATTCAGGATCTCAATGCAAACAGTGGCTTGCTTCAATGTGGGCATGCAGGTTGATGCAACGTACAGACTTTGCCTTTGAAAGTTTAAGATGGCAACCTAAAGATTGCTCTATGGAAGAATTTGAGGGTTCCAAGTTCTTGAGAAG gatgaagaacaaaaccctagCCTTTGTTGGAGACTCGTTGGGAAGACAACAGTTTCAGTCTATGATGTGTATGATCTCGGGAGGCAAAGAGAGACTCGATGTCCTTGATGTGGGACCAGAATTTGGGTTCATAACTCCCGAAGGTGGAGCTCGTCCTGGTGGTTGGGCTTACAGATTCCCAGAAACTAACACAACGGTCCTATACCACTGGTCATCTACACTGTGCGACATAGAACCGCTCAACATCACTGACCCCGCAACTGAACACGCTATGCATCTTGATCGCCCACCAGCGTTTTTACGCCAATACCTTCAAAAGATCGACGTATTGGTAATGAACACAGGTCACCATTGGAACCGCGGGAAGCTCAACGGGAACAAATGGGTGATGCATGTTAATGGCGTTCCCAACACTAACAGGAAGTTAGCTGCTCTTGGGAACGCCAAGAATTTCACAATCCACAGCACAGTTAGTTGGGTTAACTCACAACTCCCTCTCCATCCCGGTCTCAAGGCATTCTACAGAAGCCTTTCACCGAGACATTTCGTGGGTGGGGAATGGAACACCGGAGGGAGCTGCAATAACACAACCCCAATGTCTATCGGGAAAGAAGTTTTGCAAGAGGAGTCAAGCGACTACAGCGCGGGTCGTGCAGTGAAAGGTACAGGGGTTAAGCTTTTAGACATAACAGCCTTATCTCATATTAGAGACGAAGGTCACATATCACGGTTCAGTATCTCGGCTTCACGGGGAGTTCAGGATTGCCTCCATTGGTGCTTGCCCGGTGTTCCTGATACGTGGAATGAAATCCTTTTTGCAATGATCTAA
- the PRK6 gene encoding Leucine-rich repeat protein kinase family protein (Leucine-rich repeat protein kinase family protein; FUNCTIONS IN: protein serine/threonine kinase activity, kinase activity, ATP binding; INVOLVED IN: transmembrane receptor protein tyrosine kinase signaling pathway, protein amino acid phosphorylation; LOCATED IN: endomembrane system; EXPRESSED IN: 9 plant structures; EXPRESSED DURING: L mature pollen stage, M germinated pollen stage, 4 anthesis, C globular stage, petal differentiation and expansion stage; CONTAINS InterPro DOMAIN/s: Protein kinase, catalytic domain (InterPro:IPR000719), Leucine-rich repeat-containing N-terminal domain, type 2 (InterPro:IPR013210), Leucine-rich repeat (InterPro:IPR001611), Serine/threonine-protein kinase-like domain (InterPro:IPR017442), Protein kinase-like domain (InterPro:IPR011009); BEST Arabidopsis thaliana protein match is: Leucine-rich repeat protein kinase family protein (TAIR:AT3G42880.1); Has 30201 Blast hits to 17322 proteins in 780 species: Archae - 12; Bacteria - 1396; Metazoa - 17338; Fungi - 3422; Plants - 5037; Viruses - 0; Other Eukaryotes - 2996 (source: NCBI BLink).), translating to MAAAVLNPGFFLLILLLSFSISPSLQYVSESEPLVRFKNSVKITKGDLNSWREGTDPCSGKWFGIYCQKGLTVSGIHVTRLGLSGTITVDDLKDLPNLKTIRLDNNLLSGPLPHFFKLRGLKSLMLSNNSFSGEIRDDFFKDMSKLKRLFLDHNKFEGSIPSSITQLPQLEELHMQSNNLTGEIPPEFGSMKNLKVLDLSTNSLDGIVPQSIADKKNLAVNLTENEYLCGPVVDVGCENIELNDPQEGQPPSKPSSSVPETSNKAAINAIMVSISLLLLFFIIVGVIKRRNKKKNPDFRMLANNRENDVVEVRISESSSTTAKRSTDSSRKRGGHSDDGSTKKGVSNIGKGGNGGGGGALGGGMGDIIMVNTDKGSFGLPDLMKAAAEVLGNGSLGSAYKAVMTTGLSVVVKRIRDMNQLAREPFDVEMRRFGKLRHPNILTPLAYHYRREEKLVVSEYMPKSSLLYVLHGDRGIYHSELTWATRLKIIQGVAHGMKFLHEEFASYDLPHGNLKSSNVLLSETYEPLISDYAFLPLLQPSNASQALFAFKTPEFAQTQQVSHKSDVYCLGIIILEILTGKFPSQYLNNGKGGTDIVQWVQSSVAEQKEEELIDPEIVNNTESMRQMVELLRVGAACIASNPDERLDMREAVRRIEQVKT from the exons ATGGCTGCTGCTGTTCTGAATCCCGGTTTCTTTCTCCTCATCCTCCTCTTATCTTTCTCAATCTCCCCTTCTTTGCAGTATGTGAGCGAGTCCGAACCGCTTGTGCGGTTCAAAAACTCGGTGAAGATAACCAAAGGGGACCTAAATTCATGGAGAGAAGGGACAGATCCTTGCAGTGGGAAATGGTTTGGGATCTATTGCCAAAAGGGTCTAACAGTCTCAGGCATTCACGTCACACGTCTAGGTCTCTCAGGAACCATCACCGTGGATGATTTAAAGGATCTCCCAAATCTAAAGACGATCAGGCTTGACAACAACCTCCTCTCCGGTCCTCTCCCGCATTTCTTTAAACTCCGTGGCCTAAAATCTCTCATGCTCTCTAACAACAGCTTCTCCGGAGAGATCCGTGACGATTTTTTCAAGGACATGTCAAAGCTCAAGCGACTATTTCTTGATCATAACAAGTTCGAGGGAAGTATCCCTTCCTCCATTACGCAGCTCCCTCAACTCGAGGAGCTTCACATGCAAAGTAATAACCTCACCGGAGAGATACCTCCAGAGTTTGGCAGCATGAAGAACCTTAAAGTCCTCGACCTCTCAACCAACAGCCTCGATGGAATCGTCCCGCAAAGCATTGCGGATAAGAAAAATCTCGCTGTTAATTTGACAGAGAACGAATACTTGTGCGGGCCGGTGGTGGACGTTGGATGTGAGAATATTGAGCTAAACGATCCGCAAGAAGGACAACCCCCGTCGAAACCATCCTCCTCGGTACCAGAAACCTCGAACAAGGCCGCAATAAACGCAATCATGGTGTCGATATCGCTTCTTCTCCTGTTCTTTATTATTGTTGGCGTTATAAAGAGGcgaaataagaagaagaaccctGACTTTAGAATGCTCGCCAACAACCGTGAAAACGATGTTGTGGAAGTCAGGATATCCGAGTCTTCATCCACGACCGCCAAAAGGTCTACAGATTCAAGCAGGAAGCGCGGTGGGCACTCGGATGACGGTTCCACCAAGAAAGGTGTGTCGAATATTGGTAAAGGTGGtaacggaggaggaggaggagctcTAGGCGGTGGTATGGGTGACATTATTATGGTGAATACCGACAAAGGTTCCTTCGGTTTACCCGATCTGATGAAGGCTGCAGCCGAGGTGCTTGGCAACGGTAGCCTTGGATCAGCTTACAAGGCGGTGATGACCACTGGATTATCCGTTGTGGTGAAAAGGATTAGGGATATGAATCAACTTGCACGTGAACCTTTCGATGTCGAGATGAGACGATTCGGGAAACTCCGCCACCCTAACATTTTGACCCCTTTAGCCTATCACTACCGCCGCGAAGAGAAGCTTGTAGTCTCCGAATACATGCCTAAAAGCAGCTTGCTTTACGTTTTACATG gAGATCGTGGGATATACCATTCCGAGCTAACTTGGGCAACAAGATTGAAGATCATCCAAGGAGTGGCTCACGGAATGAAGTTCTTGCACGAGGAGTTTGCGTCTTATGATCTACCACACGGTAACCTCAAATCCAGCAATGTTCTCCTCAGCGAGACCTACGAGCCTTTGATCAGTGATTACGCATTCTTACCGCTTCTCCAACCAAGCAACGCATCGCAAGCATTGTTTGCTTTCAAGACTCCCGAGTTCGCGCAGACACAACAGGTCTCGCATAAATCAGACGTCTACTGCCTCGGAATTATAATTCTAGAGATCTTGACGGGGAAATTCCCTTCTCAATACTTAAACAACGGTAAAGGCGGGACGGATATAGTACAATGGGTACAATCTTCGGTTGCGgagcaaaaagaagaagaacttatCGATCCGGAGATAGTAAACAATACTGAATCAATGCGACAGATGGTGGAATTGTTGCGGGTTGGGGCTGCTTGTATCGCAAGTAATCCAGATGAGAGATTAGACATGAGGGAAGCTGTTAGAAGGATAGAACAAGTAAAAACTTGA
- a CDS encoding senescence-associated family protein, putative (DUF581) (Protein of unknown function (DUF581); CONTAINS InterPro DOMAIN/s: Protein of unknown function DUF581 (InterPro:IPR007650); BEST Arabidopsis thaliana protein match is: Protein of unknown function (DUF581) (TAIR:AT1G74940.1); Has 476 Blast hits to 476 proteins in 20 species: Archae - 0; Bacteria - 0; Metazoa - 0; Fungi - 0; Plants - 476; Viruses - 0; Other Eukaryotes - 0 (source: NCBI BLink).) — protein MLTKRTHPMIGKISELLVGVNRSTAAPFFDVLMTSPKSPLDFKILPQISQRNSSKRFYDDNLGGSVGLGIVAALENSNTRRITSVCRSEPNQPGRSDPVQFMSHGGSTDGEDEEMFIMDEEDYTLVTCHHGPSGSCNTRVYDKDGFECFSSKINDDRRERLFVVDVVTESPENSPEFQGLGFLNSCYLCRKKLHGQDIFIYRGEKAFCSTECRSSHIANDERKERCRSKFSTSPYTAGQIFSTGVLVT, from the exons ATGCTTACTAAAAGAACCCATCCCATGATCGGAAAGATATCGGAGCTCCTCGTCGGTGTCAACCGATCCACGGCGGCTCCTTTCTTCGACGTCTTGATGACGAGCCCTAAAAGCCCACTGGATTTCAAGATTCTCCCTCAGATATCTCAAAGAAACAGCTCAAAGAGATTCTACGATGACAATCTTGGTGGCTCTGTTGGTCTAGGGATTGTAGCCGCGCTCGAGAACTCAAACACTCGTCGAATCACGAGCGTTTGTAGATCGGAACCGAACCAACCCGGCCGGTCTGATCCGGTTCAGTTCATGAGCCATGGTGGAAGCACGGACGGAGAAGACGAGGAGATGTTCATAATGGACGAGGAGGATTACACGTTGGTGACATGCCACCATGGACCAAGTGGATCTTGTAATACAAGGGTTTATGACAAAGATGGGTTTGAGTGTTTCTCAAGTAAGATCAACGATGATCGTCGGGAAAGACTTTTCGTGGTCGATGTCGTTACGGAATCTCCAGAGAATTCGCCAGAGTTTCAGGGTTTGGGTTTCCTCAATTCATGTTACTTGTGCAGGAAGAAACTTCATGGTCAAGACATATTTATTTACAG AGGAGAAAAAGCATTTTGCAGCACAGAGTGTCGATCGAGTCATATAGCAAATGAtgaaaggaaagagagatGTAGATCAAAATTCTCAACCTCTCCTTACACCGCCGGCCAAATTTTCTCCACCGGAGTTCTAGTGACTTAG